One Actinosynnema pretiosum DNA segment encodes these proteins:
- a CDS encoding phospholipase yields MPTNRTHAVLTPMLAVLALLLGPVAATAQADPRAVTDDYLFGRSLADFTALRAAARPGDGLVWDSDGCTLAPEHPLGYNFQPACERHDFGYRNYAGQRRFSEDARRRLDELFRADLYGQCAGKWVCRRTADAYYLAARQFGKLVGGRETIG; encoded by the coding sequence GTGCCGACCAACCGGACGCACGCCGTCCTCACCCCGATGCTCGCCGTCCTCGCCCTGCTGCTGGGCCCGGTCGCCGCCACCGCCCAGGCGGACCCGAGGGCGGTCACCGACGACTACCTTTTCGGCCGCAGCCTCGCCGACTTCACCGCGCTGCGGGCCGCCGCCCGGCCCGGCGACGGCCTCGTCTGGGACTCCGACGGCTGCACGCTCGCCCCGGAGCACCCGCTCGGCTACAACTTCCAGCCGGCGTGCGAGCGGCACGACTTCGGCTACCGCAACTACGCGGGGCAGCGCCGGTTCTCCGAGGACGCCCGGCGCCGCCTGGACGAGCTGTTCCGCGCCGACCTGTACGGCCAGTGCGCGGGCAAGTGGGTGTGCAGGCGCACCGCCGACGCGTACTACCTGGCGGCGCGCCAGTTCGGGAAGCTCGTCGGCGGTCGGGAGACCATCGGCTGA